One genomic region from Thalassotalea sp. PS06 encodes:
- the surE gene encoding 5'/3'-nucleotidase SurE yields the protein MKILVSNDDGVNARGIAVLNDELSKFANTMVIAPDRNCSGASNSLTLVNPLRAETHSNGFIAVNGTPTDSVHVGISQLFDGTPDLVVAGINHGANLGDDVLYSGTVAAATEGRHMGLPAIAVSLAGNEHFETAAIVAAKFIKRLGEHPLNSDQIININVPDVPISELKGIKVTRLGHRHRAESMTKTLDPWNRDIYWYGSLGAGLDCAEGTDFYAIERGYASITPLTVDMTAYRSLMPMTEWVNELKL from the coding sequence TTGAAAATTCTGGTCAGTAATGATGATGGCGTAAATGCCAGGGGCATTGCCGTTCTCAATGATGAGTTGAGTAAATTTGCCAATACCATGGTCATTGCGCCCGACAGGAATTGTTCCGGTGCCAGTAACTCGCTTACCTTAGTAAACCCGTTACGAGCCGAAACCCATAGCAATGGCTTTATTGCCGTCAATGGGACGCCAACGGATTCCGTGCACGTGGGAATATCGCAACTATTCGATGGAACGCCAGACTTAGTTGTTGCCGGCATCAATCACGGCGCCAACCTTGGTGATGATGTATTGTATTCTGGCACGGTAGCTGCTGCTACCGAAGGACGACACATGGGCCTACCGGCAATTGCCGTGTCTCTGGCGGGCAACGAACATTTTGAAACGGCAGCCATTGTTGCCGCAAAGTTTATCAAACGCCTTGGTGAGCACCCATTAAATAGCGATCAAATAATCAATATCAATGTACCAGATGTGCCGATATCAGAATTGAAAGGCATTAAGGTTACCAGGCTAGGACATCGCCATCGTGCTGAATCGATGACCAAAACATTGGACCCGTGGAATCGCGATATTTATTGGTATGGCTCTTTAGGGGCTGGCCTTGATTGCGCGGAAGGAACCGATTTTTATGCGATTGAGCGAGGCTACGCGTCGATTACGCCATTAACGGTTGATATGACAGCGTATCGAAGTTTGATGCCAATGACCGAATGGGTAAATGAATTAAAACTATGA
- the truD gene encoding tRNA pseudouridine(13) synthase TruD: MNNELAYLYQKPQSTGVIRTNPEDFKVFEVLPFTFSGEGEHLVLHIRKTGANTTFVARQLARYFKVKDALVSYAGMKDRNAVTEQYFSIHLPGKPDDDISDLKIEGVEVLAKYRHNKKLKTGALSGNRFELVIRNVTDVDDIYRHWIHICKTGVPNYFGEQRFGINGNNLDRAKDMFAGAKVKDKKKRGFYLSAVRSYLFNQVLNQRIEQGLFSHLDVGDVMMMAGSQSVFIIDELNDDIQDRFNRKDIDLTAPMWGRGRLMTEGAAAEREQNLARCFPDLCEGLEAFGLQQERRRIRLMPTDADIQTANDNVKLSFFLPAGSFATTVLRELVDYQDASELKRTENHVENSGQ, translated from the coding sequence ATGAATAATGAATTAGCGTATCTATATCAAAAACCACAATCCACGGGTGTTATCCGTACCAATCCTGAAGACTTTAAGGTTTTCGAAGTACTGCCGTTTACGTTCAGTGGAGAAGGTGAGCACCTGGTATTACATATTCGCAAAACCGGCGCCAATACCACATTTGTCGCCCGGCAATTGGCCCGTTACTTTAAGGTAAAAGATGCCTTGGTTTCATACGCCGGTATGAAGGATAGAAATGCAGTAACAGAGCAATATTTCAGTATTCATTTACCGGGTAAGCCTGACGATGATATCAGCGATTTGAAGATTGAAGGTGTCGAGGTTCTGGCAAAATATCGTCACAATAAAAAACTGAAAACCGGCGCCCTTTCAGGAAATCGCTTTGAATTAGTGATCCGCAATGTTACCGATGTCGATGACATCTACCGACACTGGATACACATTTGTAAAACCGGAGTACCAAATTACTTTGGCGAACAGCGATTCGGAATCAATGGTAATAATTTAGACCGGGCAAAAGACATGTTTGCCGGCGCCAAAGTAAAAGATAAGAAAAAACGCGGTTTTTATTTATCTGCAGTTCGCTCTTATTTATTTAACCAGGTATTGAATCAACGCATCGAACAGGGCTTATTCAGTCATTTAGATGTTGGCGATGTGATGATGATGGCGGGTAGTCAGTCGGTGTTTATCATTGACGAGTTAAACGATGATATTCAGGATAGATTTAACCGCAAAGATATTGATTTAACTGCGCCGATGTGGGGCAGGGGCAGATTAATGACTGAGGGCGCAGCCGCAGAACGTGAGCAGAATTTAGCAAGGTGTTTTCCGGATTTGTGCGAAGGCTTAGAAGCTTTTGGTTTGCAGCAGGAGCGTCGTCGTATTCGACTGATGCCCACCGATGCCGACATTCAAACTGCGAACGATAATGTGAAGTTAAGCTTTTTCTTGCCGGCTGGTAGTTTTGCTACCACGGTTTTGCGAGAGTTAGTTGACTATCAAGATGCGAGTGAGCTTAAAAGGACAGAGAATCATGTTGAAAATTCTGGTCAGTAA
- the ispF gene encoding 2-C-methyl-D-erythritol 2,4-cyclodiphosphate synthase produces the protein MRIGHGFDVHKFGGEGPVTLAGVKINFDQGFVAHSDGDVAIHALCDAILGALCLGDIGNHFPDTDADYENIDSRILLRHVVGLMQQKSFQIGNVDITIVAQAPKIAPHLLAMRQVLAEDLLTDIDNVNVKATTTEKLGYVGRKEGVSVHAVVLLSGASAGRRALRRAIR, from the coding sequence ATGCGAATAGGACACGGTTTTGACGTTCACAAGTTTGGCGGAGAAGGCCCGGTTACCCTTGCCGGTGTGAAAATTAATTTTGATCAGGGTTTCGTTGCCCATTCCGACGGTGATGTCGCCATTCACGCGCTTTGCGATGCTATCCTTGGGGCATTGTGCCTTGGCGATATCGGTAACCATTTCCCTGATACCGACGCAGATTACGAAAATATCGATTCACGCATTTTGCTGCGCCACGTGGTCGGCCTGATGCAACAAAAATCCTTTCAAATCGGCAATGTCGATATCACCATTGTCGCTCAGGCGCCAAAAATCGCACCACATTTATTAGCGATGCGACAAGTGCTTGCAGAAGACTTGCTCACCGATATTGATAACGTCAATGTCAAAGCAACGACCACCGAAAAGCTCGGCTATGTTGGCCGCAAAGAAGGTGTGAGTGTGCACGCCGTAGTCCTGTTATCGGGTGCGAGCGCCGGACGCCGGGCACTTCGAAGAGCGATAAGGTAA
- the ispD gene encoding 2-C-methyl-D-erythritol 4-phosphate cytidylyltransferase, giving the protein MIDKDDNLQVPVVVPAAGIGKRMASDIPKQYLTLAGKTILEHTVERLLAHPNVSKVIVALNSEDTFFNKLPLNDNPDVITVTGGSERCDSVLAGLKQVKDSPVAMVHDAARPCLTHEDISQLINHYQQTGRGAILASRVRDTMKRTNADNQISHSESRDNLWHALTPQLFATGLLIEALEKALAAKQTITDEASAMEYCNHPADVVVGRADNIKVTQPEDLDLAQFILKQQQRTVE; this is encoded by the coding sequence GTGATCGATAAAGACGATAATCTTCAGGTTCCGGTAGTGGTTCCTGCCGCGGGTATTGGTAAACGCATGGCCAGCGATATCCCCAAACAATACCTAACTCTGGCTGGAAAAACGATTCTCGAACATACCGTTGAACGTTTGTTAGCCCATCCAAATGTTTCCAAGGTCATTGTCGCCTTAAATAGCGAAGATACCTTCTTCAACAAATTACCCCTAAATGATAATCCTGATGTGATTACCGTAACTGGCGGCAGCGAACGATGTGATTCGGTTTTAGCCGGTTTAAAGCAAGTTAAGGATAGTCCCGTTGCCATGGTTCATGACGCCGCTCGGCCTTGCCTGACCCATGAAGACATCAGCCAGTTAATCAATCATTACCAGCAAACGGGACGTGGCGCTATTTTAGCATCTCGGGTAAGAGATACGATGAAACGCACCAATGCCGACAATCAAATATCTCACAGCGAGTCGCGAGACAATCTTTGGCATGCTTTAACCCCACAACTTTTTGCAACTGGCTTGCTCATCGAAGCGCTTGAAAAAGCCCTTGCGGCGAAACAAACCATTACCGATGAAGCTTCGGCAATGGAATATTGCAATCATCCCGCCGATGTTGTTGTGGGTCGGGCGGATAATATCAAAGTCACCCAGCCGGAAGATTTGGATTTGGCTCAATTCATCCTCAAACAACAGCAAAGGACAGTGGAATGA
- the ftsB gene encoding cell division protein FtsB, whose product MKIINAILIILVLLLQYRLWFGKNSIGDYIALEERVVHQTEQNQKLQQRNKLVYADIDDLKNGLEAIEENARNELGMIKEGEVFFRVIPKEN is encoded by the coding sequence ATGAAAATCATCAATGCCATTCTCATCATTCTTGTGCTGTTACTGCAGTACCGGCTGTGGTTTGGTAAAAATAGTATCGGTGATTACATTGCTCTTGAAGAGAGGGTGGTTCATCAAACAGAACAAAATCAAAAACTGCAGCAACGAAATAAGCTGGTTTATGCGGATATTGATGATTTAAAAAATGGCCTGGAAGCCATCGAAGAGAATGCCCGTAACGAACTTGGCATGATCAAAGAGGGCGAAGTCTTCTTCCGGGTGATCCCTAAAGAGAACTAA
- a CDS encoding GIY-YIG nuclease family protein produces MKQPAIYIVTNKENTVVYIGVTSNLPQRIYQHREKLVAGFASKYSLSKLVYFELFDDMVNAISREKQLKKWSRAWKDELIGSSNPDWRDLYPEIL; encoded by the coding sequence ATGAAACAACCTGCAATTTATATAGTCACTAACAAAGAAAACACTGTCGTATATATCGGTGTTACTAGCAACTTACCGCAGCGCATATACCAACACAGAGAGAAACTGGTTGCAGGTTTTGCCAGTAAATATAGTTTGTCTAAATTGGTTTACTTCGAGCTTTTCGACGATATGGTCAATGCTATTTCACGGGAAAAGCAGCTAAAAAAATGGTCCCGAGCCTGGAAAGATGAATTGATAGGAAGCTCTAACCCTGATTGGCGCGATTTGTATCCGGAGATACTCTGA
- the eno gene encoding phosphopyruvate hydratase: MSEIVKVIAREVMDSRGNPTVEADVRLASGAFGRACAPSGASTGSREALELRDGDKSRYLGKGVLKAVAAVNEKIALALIGKNALEQAQIDQIMIDLDGTENKENFGANAILAVSLAVAKAASAAKGVELYEHIADLNGTPGVYSLPVPMMNIINGGEHADNNVDIQEFMIQPVGAPNFSEALRMGAEVFHALKKVLSAKGLNTAVGDEGGFAPDLESNADALAVIKEAIAAAGYELDKDITLAMDCAASEFYDAENKIYDLKGEGKKFTSNEFSDFLGELCKQYPIVSIEDGLDESDWDGFKYQTQLLGDKVQIVGDDLFVTNTKILKRGIENGIGNSILIKFNQIGSLTETLNAIKMAKDAGFTAVISHRSGETEDATIADLAVGTAAGQIKTGSLCRSDRVAKYNQLLRIEEFLGDKAVYNGRSEIKGQ, translated from the coding sequence ATGTCAGAGATAGTTAAAGTGATCGCTCGCGAGGTAATGGACTCTCGCGGTAATCCAACGGTAGAAGCAGATGTACGTTTAGCATCTGGTGCTTTTGGTCGTGCTTGTGCGCCTTCTGGTGCTTCTACTGGTTCTCGTGAAGCGTTAGAATTACGCGATGGTGATAAAAGCCGTTACTTAGGTAAAGGCGTTCTTAAAGCCGTCGCCGCCGTGAATGAGAAAATTGCCCTAGCACTAATCGGTAAAAATGCTTTAGAACAAGCTCAAATCGATCAAATCATGATTGATTTAGATGGTACTGAGAACAAAGAAAACTTTGGTGCGAATGCGATTTTGGCGGTATCTTTGGCGGTTGCCAAAGCAGCCTCAGCTGCCAAAGGTGTGGAACTATACGAACACATCGCTGATCTCAATGGTACGCCTGGCGTTTACAGCTTGCCGGTACCTATGATGAACATTATCAATGGTGGTGAGCATGCGGACAACAACGTTGATATTCAGGAATTCATGATCCAACCGGTTGGTGCTCCGAACTTCTCTGAAGCATTGCGTATGGGTGCTGAAGTATTCCATGCCCTGAAAAAAGTGCTTTCCGCAAAAGGCCTGAATACAGCCGTTGGCGATGAAGGTGGTTTTGCCCCTGACTTAGAATCCAATGCCGATGCCCTGGCGGTAATTAAAGAAGCGATTGCGGCTGCAGGTTATGAGTTAGACAAAGACATCACCTTAGCGATGGATTGTGCGGCGTCAGAATTTTATGATGCTGAGAACAAAATCTACGACTTAAAAGGCGAAGGCAAAAAATTCACCTCGAATGAATTCTCTGACTTTTTAGGTGAGCTTTGTAAGCAATACCCAATTGTTTCTATTGAAGACGGTCTGGACGAGTCAGATTGGGATGGCTTCAAATACCAAACACAATTGCTTGGCGATAAAGTACAAATCGTTGGTGATGACTTGTTTGTTACAAACACTAAAATCTTAAAGCGTGGTATTGAGAACGGTATCGGTAACTCAATCTTGATCAAATTCAACCAAATCGGTTCTTTAACGGAAACCCTGAATGCGATCAAAATGGCGAAAGATGCAGGCTTTACCGCCGTTATCTCACATCGCAGTGGTGAAACCGAAGATGCGACTATCGCTGATTTAGCGGTAGGTACTGCAGCGGGTCAAATCAAGACCGGTTCTCTGTGTCGCTCAGATCGCGTTGCTAAGTACAACCAGCTATTACGTATCGAAGAGTTCCTTGGCGATAAAGCGGTTTATAATGGCCGCTCGGAAATTAAGGGCCAATAA
- a CDS encoding CTP synthase codes for MTTRYIFVTGGVVSSLGKGIAAASMAAILEARGLKVTMLKLDPYINVDPGTMSPIQHGEVFVTNDGAETDLDLGHYERFIRTKMTKRNNFTTGRIYQDILARERRGEFLGATIQVIPHITNDIKRRVIEGAEGFDVAMVEIGGTVGDIESQPFLEAIRQLGVELGRERAMYMHLTLVPYLKASGEIKTKPTQHSVKELRSIGIFPDILVCRSEGVIPANERAKIALFTNVEERAVVSMRDVDSIYKIPALLKSQGTDELVVKRFGIDAPEADLHEWEQVLYQEANPKGEVTIGMVGKYIELPDAYKSVNEALKHAGLKNQLSVNIQYIDSQSVESKGEQALAGVDAILVPGGFGERGVEGKILTAQYARENNIPYFGICLGMQVALIEYARNVAKLNDAHSTEFNAETPYPVVGLIEEWLDEEGQVETRDENSDLGGTMRLGSQQCHLIAGTKAASIYGGESIFERHRHRYEVNNNYRQQLSDAGLVFSGLSADKKLVEMIELPEHPWYVAGQFHPEFNSTPRDGHPLFESFVAAAFEHQKNQQK; via the coding sequence ATGACAACAAGATATATTTTTGTAACTGGTGGGGTGGTTTCATCCCTGGGCAAGGGTATTGCTGCAGCCTCAATGGCGGCGATACTGGAAGCACGTGGTTTGAAGGTAACCATGCTAAAACTTGACCCATATATCAATGTTGATCCAGGTACGATGAGCCCGATTCAACATGGTGAAGTGTTCGTTACCAATGACGGCGCCGAAACCGATTTGGATTTGGGTCACTATGAGCGTTTTATTCGCACCAAAATGACCAAGCGTAACAACTTCACTACGGGCCGTATCTATCAGGATATCTTGGCTCGTGAACGTCGCGGTGAATTTTTAGGTGCAACCATTCAGGTAATTCCACACATCACTAACGATATCAAACGTCGCGTTATCGAAGGCGCTGAAGGTTTTGATGTTGCTATGGTTGAAATCGGTGGTACGGTTGGTGATATCGAATCACAGCCTTTCTTAGAAGCCATTCGTCAATTAGGTGTTGAACTGGGACGTGAGCGTGCCATGTATATGCACCTTACCTTAGTGCCTTATCTGAAAGCTTCGGGTGAAATTAAAACCAAGCCTACCCAGCACTCGGTTAAAGAGTTGCGTTCGATTGGTATTTTCCCTGACATTCTGGTTTGTCGCAGCGAAGGCGTTATTCCTGCAAACGAACGCGCGAAAATTGCCTTATTCACCAACGTTGAAGAGCGTGCGGTGGTATCGATGCGCGATGTCGACAGCATCTACAAAATCCCGGCATTGTTAAAATCACAAGGCACTGACGAGCTAGTTGTTAAGCGTTTCGGTATTGACGCGCCAGAGGCTGATTTGCACGAGTGGGAACAGGTTCTTTATCAGGAAGCCAATCCAAAGGGCGAAGTAACCATTGGTATGGTTGGTAAATACATTGAATTACCCGATGCCTACAAGTCAGTTAACGAAGCTTTAAAGCATGCCGGCCTGAAGAATCAGTTGTCGGTAAACATCCAGTATATTGATTCACAAAGCGTTGAAAGCAAAGGCGAACAAGCGCTTGCAGGCGTTGACGCTATCCTGGTACCGGGTGGTTTTGGTGAGCGTGGTGTTGAGGGTAAAATTTTAACGGCCCAATATGCCCGTGAGAATAACATTCCTTATTTCGGTATTTGTTTAGGGATGCAGGTAGCACTTATCGAGTACGCTCGAAATGTAGCCAAACTTAACGATGCTCACTCAACCGAATTTAATGCTGAAACACCATATCCGGTTGTTGGCCTGATTGAAGAGTGGCTTGACGAAGAAGGTCAGGTTGAGACCCGTGACGAAAACTCCGATTTAGGTGGTACCATGCGTCTTGGCTCACAGCAGTGTCATTTAATTGCAGGGACTAAGGCTGCTTCCATCTACGGTGGTGAAAGTATTTTTGAACGTCATCGCCACCGCTATGAAGTGAATAACAATTACCGTCAGCAATTAAGTGATGCCGGTCTGGTATTCTCAGGTTTATCCGCAGATAAAAAGCTTGTTGAGATGATTGAATTGCCAGAGCACCCTTGGTATGTCGCAGGTCAGTTCCACCCAGAGTTCAATTCGACACCACGGGATGGTCACCCATTGTTCGAAAGCTTCGTAGCTGCAGCGTTTGAACATCAGAAAAACCAGCAAAAATAA
- a CDS encoding four helix bundle protein codes for MFHEKLVVWQKSCDLAVQIFKLTASITDFGFRDQITRSSLSIASNIAEGIEKPTINDKKKYLYIAKGSLAELKTQLIIGERIGYLDFHSVKNYRQEAELIDRMIIGLIKKVESRQKTS; via the coding sequence ATGTTTCATGAAAAGCTTGTGGTTTGGCAAAAGAGTTGTGACCTAGCGGTTCAAATTTTTAAATTAACGGCATCGATAACCGATTTTGGCTTTCGCGATCAAATAACCAGAAGTAGTTTGTCTATCGCCAGCAATATAGCTGAAGGCATAGAGAAACCGACTATAAATGACAAAAAGAAGTATTTGTATATCGCGAAAGGCAGCCTTGCAGAGCTTAAGACCCAGTTAATAATTGGCGAGCGAATAGGTTATCTAGATTTTCATTCTGTAAAAAATTATAGACAAGAAGCCGAGCTTATAGATCGAATGATAATAGGGTTGATTAAGAAGGTGGAGTCAAGACAGAAGACGTCTTGA
- a CDS encoding secondary thiamine-phosphate synthase enzyme YjbQ, with protein MTYYSPILMIGIIFMWHQQTIQLQPKSRGFHLVTDEITSKISALSDFRVGFMQLFIQHTSASLTINENADPTVRMDMESHFNQFVPENQPYYLHDYEGSDDMPAHIKSSILGCQLMVPIENGRLAMGTWQGIYLCEHRNHGGARRIVCTLNGES; from the coding sequence ATGACGTATTATTCTCCTATTTTAATGATCGGGATAATTTTTATGTGGCATCAACAAACGATTCAATTGCAGCCTAAATCCAGGGGCTTTCACTTGGTAACCGATGAGATCACCTCGAAAATTTCGGCGCTTTCGGATTTTCGCGTTGGCTTTATGCAATTGTTTATTCAGCATACGTCGGCTTCCTTAACCATAAATGAAAATGCAGATCCGACGGTGCGTATGGATATGGAGAGCCATTTTAATCAGTTCGTACCGGAAAATCAGCCTTATTACCTGCACGATTATGAAGGTTCGGATGATATGCCTGCTCATATTAAGAGTTCAATTCTGGGTTGCCAGTTAATGGTCCCTATTGAAAATGGCCGGTTAGCTATGGGCACCTGGCAAGGCATCTACTTGTGCGAGCACCGTAATCATGGTGGTGCGAGAAGGATTGTCTGCACGCTAAATGGCGAAAGTTAA
- a CDS encoding DUF3083 family protein, giving the protein MLQHRTRTSLIRKRSAAHKVYVPSSARENQYLLIEIKPDDLIAKFRSDFPQASAEQLYQSLSSVFFQLCAQHKVENASFIAQDKLVRVMYSPEQQVVETKQQLLFLYNPVAHYGRQHFYDGDTWAKKIQLLFLATGDTIREHAPEFHIQITQLVTEFVTTQGLQSASIKVKDFQHLTYDVFAPHKGDKKTLTHGFRPISKRYQQQQLILPAKRQAMTFAVASLPVTNALLSQCEIDANAVDPYNPLYTMVADKFTKLARQYNLNHLAMVANGKMPIIRQSDEDFVVPDGELLNLGFNTMAINGLLVSQWDASKLVDTIRLVFIASDHNCTHRGYGRFVNQLSEVLAKLTTQLGYSKEKDAITLRIHQHLMHQLPEQG; this is encoded by the coding sequence ATGTTGCAACACCGAACACGTACTTCATTGATTCGTAAACGCAGTGCCGCTCATAAAGTTTACGTGCCATCGTCGGCTCGCGAAAATCAGTATCTTCTTATCGAAATCAAGCCTGATGATTTGATTGCTAAGTTTCGCAGCGATTTTCCCCAAGCTTCAGCTGAGCAACTTTATCAGTCATTAAGCAGTGTATTCTTTCAGCTTTGCGCTCAGCATAAGGTTGAAAATGCCAGTTTTATAGCCCAGGACAAATTGGTTCGGGTCATGTATTCACCAGAGCAGCAGGTCGTGGAAACCAAGCAGCAATTGCTGTTTCTTTATAATCCGGTGGCGCACTATGGTCGCCAACACTTTTATGATGGTGACACGTGGGCGAAAAAAATACAGTTATTGTTTTTAGCAACAGGCGATACGATTCGCGAGCATGCGCCAGAGTTTCATATACAAATCACCCAACTTGTGACGGAATTTGTAACAACACAAGGTTTGCAATCAGCGAGTATTAAAGTAAAAGACTTTCAGCATTTAACCTATGATGTGTTCGCGCCACACAAAGGCGATAAAAAAACACTAACTCATGGGTTTCGACCGATTAGCAAACGATACCAGCAACAACAGCTGATCCTTCCAGCTAAGCGTCAAGCCATGACCTTTGCAGTTGCCAGTTTGCCGGTTACCAATGCGTTGTTAAGTCAATGTGAAATTGATGCCAATGCCGTCGATCCTTACAATCCTTTGTATACCATGGTCGCTGATAAATTCACTAAGCTGGCACGCCAATATAATCTTAATCATTTGGCAATGGTTGCTAATGGCAAGATGCCTATTATTCGTCAAAGTGATGAGGATTTTGTGGTTCCCGATGGTGAGCTGTTAAACCTTGGTTTTAATACAATGGCGATAAATGGTCTGTTAGTTAGCCAATGGGATGCAAGTAAGCTGGTGGATACCATTCGTTTAGTATTTATCGCTAGTGATCATAATTGTACCCATAGAGGTTATGGCCGCTTTGTAAACCAGCTTTCGGAAGTTTTGGCCAAGCTGACAACCCAGTTAGGTTACAGCAAGGAAAAAGATGCGATTACCTTGCGGATTCATCAGCATTTGATGCACCAGCTTCCAGAGCAAGGCTAA
- the mazG gene encoding nucleoside triphosphate pyrophosphohydrolase → MLSSPGSVEKLIWIMKSLRDPDEGCPWDQKQSFATIVPYTLEEAYEVAEAIENQDFEELEKELGDLLFQVIFYAQLGKEQELFDFDSVVEKICEKLVRRHPHVFADNQFADEAAIKANWEAEKAKERQQKTAQSQLSMLADIPRSLPALSQAAKIQKRCAHVGFDWDNIADVFDKVREECDEISAELNAKDVNQQALSEEIGDLLFAVVNLARHAKLDPEQTLRQANQKFTRRFQSIENHFFNTNTDITHASLEELERLWQQAKLNGY, encoded by the coding sequence ATGTTGTCATCGCCCGGGAGTGTTGAAAAGCTCATTTGGATCATGAAATCGTTACGGGATCCTGACGAGGGTTGTCCCTGGGACCAAAAGCAAAGCTTTGCCACGATTGTGCCATACACGCTCGAAGAAGCTTACGAAGTTGCAGAAGCCATAGAAAACCAAGACTTCGAAGAGCTTGAAAAGGAGCTCGGCGATCTCTTGTTTCAGGTGATATTTTACGCTCAGCTTGGTAAAGAGCAGGAGTTATTTGATTTCGATTCTGTCGTTGAAAAAATCTGTGAAAAACTGGTTCGTCGCCATCCCCATGTTTTTGCCGATAACCAATTTGCCGATGAAGCCGCGATAAAAGCCAATTGGGAAGCAGAAAAAGCCAAAGAGCGGCAGCAAAAAACTGCGCAATCACAATTAAGCATGCTGGCCGATATACCACGCAGCCTGCCGGCGCTATCGCAAGCTGCAAAAATTCAAAAACGTTGCGCCCACGTTGGTTTTGATTGGGACAATATTGCAGACGTATTTGATAAGGTTCGTGAAGAATGTGATGAAATCTCAGCAGAGTTAAATGCGAAAGATGTAAACCAGCAGGCTTTATCGGAAGAAATAGGCGATTTACTGTTTGCTGTTGTAAATCTCGCTCGCCATGCAAAGCTGGACCCGGAACAAACCTTACGACAGGCAAACCAAAAATTCACTCGCCGTTTTCAGTCGATTGAAAACCATTTCTTTAATACCAATACGGATATCACCCATGCCAGCCTCGAAGAGCTGGAAAGGCTTTGGCAACAAGCAAAACTTAATGGCTATTAA